From Streptomyces chrestomyceticus JCM 4735, one genomic window encodes:
- a CDS encoding DUF4235 domain-containing protein: MIKLLYKPLGVLFGVLGGVLAGALFKRLWKLVGGAEDAPKATDEDRRWREVLPAAALQGATLAVVKAAVDRSGATAVRKATGTWPA, translated from the coding sequence ATGATTAAACTGCTCTACAAGCCGCTCGGCGTGCTGTTCGGCGTCCTCGGCGGTGTGCTGGCCGGGGCGCTGTTCAAGCGCCTGTGGAAGCTGGTCGGCGGCGCGGAGGACGCGCCGAAGGCCACCGACGAGGACCGCCGCTGGCGCGAGGTGCTGCCCGCCGCCGCCCTTCAGGGCGCGACGCTCGCGGTGGTCAAGGCGGCCGTGGACCGCAGCGGCGCGACAGCCGTCCGCAAGGCCACCGGCACCTGGCCCGCCTGA
- a CDS encoding DUF6230 family protein codes for MESLARGGTRWKRFAVVMVPSVAATAAIGVAIAQGALAASFSVSGQQFKVTASELDGDGFVQYGALDKGKNGQHPVAVVGLNSAKITNLCQSVVVPVPVFGDVTMQLKAGGDGGPKVLAKKLYIDADDLQTNATFTNVDIGVSVDDTGADGKTPGPAKPGEGGRGAYLPGSFAQQAEHVLFKDVKQRAWATTAGTFQLSGLHMSVSRGKNECY; via the coding sequence ATGGAGTCCCTGGCTCGTGGCGGGACCAGATGGAAGCGGTTCGCCGTTGTCATGGTGCCGAGCGTCGCGGCGACGGCTGCCATCGGAGTCGCCATCGCGCAGGGTGCGCTGGCGGCGTCGTTCAGCGTCTCCGGTCAGCAGTTCAAGGTCACCGCGTCCGAACTCGACGGTGACGGATTCGTCCAGTACGGCGCCCTCGACAAGGGCAAGAACGGCCAGCACCCGGTCGCCGTGGTGGGCCTGAACTCCGCGAAGATCACCAACCTGTGCCAGTCGGTCGTCGTGCCGGTGCCGGTCTTCGGCGACGTGACGATGCAGCTCAAGGCGGGCGGTGACGGCGGCCCGAAGGTCCTGGCGAAGAAGCTCTACATCGACGCCGACGACCTGCAGACCAACGCGACGTTCACCAACGTGGACATCGGCGTCTCGGTGGACGACACCGGCGCCGACGGCAAGACGCCCGGTCCGGCCAAGCCCGGCGAGGGGGGCAGGGGTGCCTACCTCCCCGGCTCCTTCGCCCAGCAGGCCGAGCATGTGCTGTTCAAGGACGTCAAGCAGCGCGCCTGGGCCACCACGGCCGGCACGTTCCAGCTCAGCGGTCTGCACATGAGCGTCAGCCGCGGCAAGAACGAGTGCTACTGA
- a CDS encoding DUF3618 domain-containing protein codes for MTSDPGKGGTAGPDELRARIELTRQELGDTVAALADKADVKSRAREQAARLSRSTGVRAAAAAGGALLAGALVLRRRNRVRMRPYVRRAKLRTRKTARPLAKAGAKARRACRSKGHH; via the coding sequence ATGACCAGTGACCCCGGCAAGGGCGGCACGGCGGGCCCGGACGAACTCCGGGCCCGGATCGAGCTGACCCGGCAGGAACTCGGCGACACCGTGGCCGCGCTGGCCGACAAGGCCGACGTCAAGAGCCGCGCGCGGGAGCAGGCGGCCCGGCTGTCGCGTTCGACCGGCGTCCGGGCGGCCGCCGCCGCGGGCGGCGCGCTGCTGGCCGGCGCGCTCGTGCTGCGGCGTCGGAACCGCGTGCGGATGCGCCCGTACGTACGGCGCGCCAAGCTGCGTACGAGGAAGACCGCCCGCCCGCTCGCCAAGGCAGGGGCCAAGGCCCGGCGGGCCTGCCGGAGCAAAGGACACCACTGA
- a CDS encoding DUF6114 domain-containing protein, producing the protein MSADTRPRLNEKTGRKRTSFREWRGQRPFWGGVLTLLAGFPIMYIPYANLTIGSLTVRMATTAGAGSLIIGVLLVVLGLTMWFQPASRVFAGVAAILLSLVSLVVSNFGAFVVGFLLGLIGGALAVSWAPGKPIAPEGGEPARPVGGAPDGLSGASPVTGTNGRNSAG; encoded by the coding sequence ATGAGCGCCGACACGCGACCACGACTGAACGAGAAGACCGGCCGCAAGCGCACTTCGTTCCGGGAGTGGCGAGGTCAGCGCCCGTTCTGGGGCGGGGTGCTGACGCTGCTGGCCGGATTCCCGATCATGTACATCCCCTACGCGAACCTCACGATCGGCTCCCTGACCGTCCGGATGGCGACGACCGCGGGCGCCGGCTCGCTGATCATCGGCGTACTCCTGGTCGTGCTCGGCCTGACCATGTGGTTCCAGCCCGCCTCCCGCGTCTTCGCGGGGGTCGCGGCGATCCTGCTGTCCCTGGTCTCCCTGGTGGTCTCCAACTTCGGCGCCTTCGTGGTCGGCTTCCTGCTGGGCCTGATCGGCGGCGCGCTGGCGGTCTCCTGGGCGCCGGGCAAGCCCATCGCCCCCGAGGGGGGCGAGCCGGCCCGGCCCGTGGGCGGCGCACCGGACGGCCTGTCAGGAGCGAGCCCGGTCACCGGGACGAACGGGAGGAACAGTGCCGGGTGA
- a CDS encoding phage holin family protein has translation MSDFVDHRTARPDGRPVNELVTQASEQLSSLVRDEMRLAQTELARKGKRFGVGGGLLGGAGTVAFLAAQALVATAIIALGLVLPLWAAGLVVVGVLLVLAAVLGLLGRQRIRRATPPVPEEAVRSVRKDIETIKERARR, from the coding sequence ATGAGCGACTTCGTGGATCACCGGACGGCCCGGCCGGACGGCAGGCCGGTCAACGAACTGGTCACCCAGGCGTCGGAGCAGCTCTCCAGCCTGGTGCGCGACGAGATGCGGCTGGCGCAGACGGAACTGGCGCGCAAGGGAAAGCGCTTCGGCGTGGGCGGCGGGCTGCTCGGCGGCGCCGGCACGGTGGCGTTCCTGGCGGCCCAGGCCCTGGTGGCGACCGCGATCATCGCGCTCGGGCTGGTGCTGCCGCTGTGGGCGGCGGGCCTGGTGGTCGTGGGCGTGCTGCTGGTGCTGGCGGCGGTCCTGGGGCTGCTGGGACGGCAGCGGATTCGCCGTGCCACCCCGCCGGTGCCCGAGGAGGCCGTACGCAGCGTCCGGAAGGACATCGAGACGATCAAGGAGAGGGCCCGGCGATGA
- a CDS encoding catalase has product MTDVASQGPAPGDDRPVLTNRQGHPVYDNQNQRTVGARGPATLENYQFIEKISHFDRERIPERVVHARGVTAYGYFESYGKWGDEPVGRWTRARLFQEAGKRTPVAVRFSTVIGGRDSSEAARDPRGFAVKFYTEDGNWDLVGNNLAVFFIRDAIKFPDVIHSLKPDPVSHEQKPARIFDFMSQTPESMHMLVNLFSPRGIPADYRHMQGFGVNTYKWVNQAGDTVLVKYHWLPKQGVRSMTEEDAAAVQAGELGHATKDLYEAVRRGDHPEWELVVQMMSDDDHPELDFDPLDDTKVWPEQDFPPRPVGRMVLDRMPDNYFAENEQISFGTGVLVDGLDFSDDKMLVGRTFSYSDTQRYRVGPNYLQLPVNRAQRATVHTNQRDGLMAYDQDQHGPNPEVNYEPSITGGLREGTYPTHDDQGPEIRGRLTRSRIPRTNDYLQAGQRFRLMADWERDDLVKNLTDLISQADRPVQERMVWHFLLVENELGLRVGEGLGIGPKDVAHLEPLAGQDLTDEDRERLTRLGDNPPRDVSGLTMTHCVPDERHTVAS; this is encoded by the coding sequence GTGACAGACGTAGCAAGCCAGGGGCCGGCGCCCGGCGACGACCGCCCGGTGCTCACCAACCGGCAAGGCCACCCGGTCTACGACAACCAGAACCAGCGGACGGTCGGGGCGCGCGGACCGGCCACGCTGGAGAACTACCAGTTCATCGAGAAGATCAGCCACTTCGACCGGGAGCGCATCCCCGAGCGGGTCGTGCACGCCCGCGGCGTGACCGCGTACGGCTACTTCGAGAGCTACGGGAAGTGGGGCGACGAGCCCGTCGGCCGCTGGACCCGGGCCCGGCTGTTCCAGGAGGCGGGCAAGCGCACCCCGGTGGCCGTACGGTTCTCCACCGTGATCGGCGGCCGGGACTCCTCCGAGGCGGCCCGCGACCCGCGCGGCTTCGCGGTGAAGTTCTACACCGAGGACGGCAACTGGGACCTGGTCGGCAACAACCTGGCCGTCTTCTTCATCCGGGACGCCATCAAGTTCCCCGACGTCATCCACTCCCTCAAGCCCGACCCGGTCTCGCACGAGCAGAAGCCGGCCCGCATCTTCGACTTCATGTCGCAGACGCCGGAGTCGATGCACATGCTGGTCAACCTCTTCAGCCCGCGCGGCATCCCGGCCGACTACCGGCACATGCAGGGCTTCGGGGTCAACACCTACAAATGGGTGAACCAGGCGGGCGACACCGTCCTGGTCAAGTACCACTGGCTGCCGAAGCAGGGCGTGCGCAGCATGACCGAGGAGGACGCCGCCGCCGTCCAGGCCGGGGAGCTGGGCCACGCGACGAAAGACCTGTACGAGGCGGTCCGGCGCGGTGACCACCCCGAGTGGGAACTGGTCGTCCAGATGATGAGCGACGACGACCACCCGGAGCTGGACTTCGACCCGCTGGACGACACCAAGGTCTGGCCGGAGCAGGACTTCCCGCCCCGTCCGGTGGGCCGGATGGTCCTCGACCGGATGCCGGACAACTACTTCGCCGAGAACGAGCAGATCTCCTTCGGCACCGGCGTCCTCGTCGACGGCCTGGACTTCTCCGACGACAAGATGCTCGTCGGCCGGACCTTCTCCTACAGCGACACCCAGCGCTACCGCGTCGGCCCGAACTACCTCCAGCTCCCCGTCAACCGCGCCCAGCGGGCCACCGTGCACACCAACCAGCGCGACGGCCTGATGGCGTACGACCAGGACCAGCACGGGCCGAACCCGGAGGTCAACTACGAGCCGTCGATCACCGGCGGCCTGCGGGAGGGCACCTACCCGACCCACGACGATCAGGGGCCGGAGATCCGCGGCCGGCTCACCCGCAGCCGCATCCCGCGCACCAACGACTACCTCCAGGCGGGCCAGCGCTTCCGGCTGATGGCGGACTGGGAGCGCGACGACCTCGTCAAGAACCTCACCGACCTGATCTCCCAGGCCGACCGGCCGGTGCAGGAGCGGATGGTGTGGCACTTCCTGCTGGTCGAGAACGAGCTGGGGCTGCGCGTCGGCGAGGGGCTGGGCATCGGCCCGAAGGACGTCGCCCATCTGGAGCCGCTGGCCGGCCAGGACCTGACGGACGAGGACCGGGAGCGGCTGACGCGCCTCGGCGACAATCCGCCGCGGGACGTGTCCGGGCTGACCATGACCCACTGCGTACCCGACGAGCGGCATACCGTCGCCTCCTGA
- a CDS encoding tetratricopeptide repeat protein: MQPRNMSMSGVVDLAAVKAAGEAKQKAEQARAEAARTGRPTGGARLVFDVDEAGFQQDILQRSTEVPVVIDFWAEWCEPCKQLGPLLERLAGEYAGKFVLAKIDVDRNQALFQQFGVQGIPAVFAVVAGQPIPLFQGAAPEAQIRQVLDQLVQAAEQQFGIVGAPVDPADAAPQEDVPEPAGPYDALLEAANQALDAGDLDGAVQAYKNVLSDDPANPEAKLGLAQAELLRRVRDLDPQEVRKAAADDPADVQAQIKAADLDLVGGHVEDAFGRLVDTVRRTAGDDREAARVRLLELFEVIGTDDPRVISARTALARVLF; the protein is encoded by the coding sequence ATGCAGCCACGCAACATGTCCATGAGTGGAGTCGTCGACCTCGCCGCGGTGAAGGCGGCCGGGGAAGCGAAGCAGAAGGCGGAGCAGGCGCGCGCCGAGGCGGCCCGCACCGGCCGGCCCACGGGCGGCGCCCGTCTGGTGTTCGACGTCGACGAGGCGGGGTTCCAGCAGGACATCCTCCAGCGCTCCACCGAGGTGCCGGTCGTCATCGACTTCTGGGCCGAGTGGTGCGAGCCGTGCAAGCAGCTCGGCCCGCTGCTGGAGCGGCTGGCGGGGGAGTACGCCGGCAAGTTCGTCCTGGCCAAGATCGACGTCGACCGCAACCAGGCGCTGTTCCAGCAGTTCGGCGTGCAGGGCATCCCGGCGGTCTTCGCGGTCGTCGCGGGCCAGCCGATCCCGCTGTTCCAGGGCGCGGCCCCGGAGGCGCAGATCCGCCAGGTGCTGGACCAGCTCGTCCAGGCCGCCGAGCAGCAGTTCGGGATCGTCGGCGCGCCCGTCGACCCGGCGGACGCCGCGCCGCAGGAGGACGTCCCCGAGCCGGCCGGCCCGTACGACGCCCTGCTGGAGGCCGCGAACCAGGCGCTGGACGCCGGTGACCTCGACGGTGCCGTCCAGGCGTACAAGAACGTGCTCTCCGACGACCCGGCGAACCCGGAGGCCAAGCTCGGCCTGGCACAGGCCGAACTGCTGCGCCGGGTGCGTGACCTGGACCCGCAGGAGGTGCGCAAGGCGGCGGCCGACGACCCCGCCGACGTGCAGGCGCAGATCAAGGCGGCCGACCTGGACCTGGTCGGCGGTCATGTGGAGGACGCCTTCGGGCGGCTGGTGGACACCGTCCGGCGCACGGCGGGCGACGACCGCGAGGCCGCGCGGGTCCGGCTGCTGGAGCTGTTCGAGGTCATCGGCACCGACGATCCCCGGGTGATCTCGGCCCGTACGGCCCTGGCGCGGGTGCTGTTCTGA
- a CDS encoding acetate kinase, whose translation MTANATRVLVLNSGSSSVKYQLLDMQDGSRLAVGLVERIGEETSRLSHTPLATGGDKREREGRIADHEEALQAVADELAADGLGLDSPELAAIGHRVVHGGLKFTAPTVVDDAVLKEIERLVPVAPLHNPANITGIRTAQALRPDLPQVAVFDTAFHTSMPEHAARYAIDVETADAHRIRRYGFHGTSHAYVSRKTAELLGKAPEDVNVIVLHLGNGASASAVAGGRCVDTSMGLTPLEGLVMGTRSGDIDPAVVFHLKRVAGMDADEVDELLNKKSGLVGLCGDNDMREIRRRIDEGDQRAALAFDIYIHRLKKYIGAYSAVLGRVDAVAFTAGVGENSAPVREAAVKGLEELGLAVDADLNSVRSDAARLISPEYARVAVAVVPTDEELEIAGQTYALVGG comes from the coding sequence ATGACTGCCAACGCCACCCGCGTCCTCGTCCTCAACTCCGGCTCTTCCTCGGTGAAGTACCAACTGCTCGACATGCAGGACGGCTCCCGGCTCGCCGTGGGCCTCGTCGAGCGCATCGGCGAGGAGACCTCGCGCCTGTCCCACACGCCGCTGGCGACCGGCGGGGACAAGCGCGAGCGCGAGGGCCGGATAGCCGACCACGAGGAGGCGCTGCAGGCGGTCGCCGACGAGCTGGCCGCGGACGGGCTCGGCCTGGACTCGCCCGAGCTGGCGGCGATCGGGCACCGGGTGGTGCACGGCGGCCTGAAGTTCACCGCGCCGACCGTGGTCGACGACGCGGTGCTCAAGGAGATCGAGCGGCTGGTGCCGGTCGCGCCGCTGCACAACCCGGCGAACATCACCGGCATCCGGACCGCCCAGGCGCTCCGCCCCGACCTGCCGCAGGTCGCGGTCTTCGACACCGCCTTCCACACCTCGATGCCGGAGCACGCGGCGCGCTACGCCATCGACGTGGAGACGGCCGACGCGCACCGCATCCGCCGGTACGGCTTCCACGGCACCTCGCACGCGTACGTCTCGCGCAAGACCGCCGAGCTGCTCGGCAAGGCGCCCGAGGACGTCAACGTCATCGTGCTGCACCTGGGCAACGGCGCCTCCGCCTCGGCGGTGGCCGGCGGCCGCTGCGTGGACACCTCCATGGGCCTGACGCCGCTGGAGGGCCTGGTCATGGGCACCCGCTCCGGCGACATCGACCCGGCCGTGGTCTTCCACCTCAAGCGGGTGGCGGGCATGGACGCGGACGAGGTCGACGAGCTGCTCAACAAGAAGAGCGGCCTGGTCGGGCTGTGCGGCGACAACGACATGCGGGAGATCCGCCGCCGGATCGACGAGGGCGACCAGCGGGCCGCGCTCGCCTTCGACATCTACATCCACCGGCTGAAGAAGTACATCGGCGCCTACAGCGCGGTGCTGGGCCGGGTGGACGCGGTGGCGTTCACCGCGGGCGTCGGCGAGAACTCCGCCCCGGTGCGCGAGGCCGCGGTCAAGGGGCTGGAGGAGCTGGGGCTGGCGGTGGACGCCGACCTGAACTCCGTACGGTCCGACGCGGCGCGGCTGATATCGCCGGAGTACGCACGCGTCGCGGTCGCCGTCGTCCCCACCGACGAGGAGCTGGAGATCGCCGGCCAGACCTACGCCCTGGTCGGCGGCTGA
- a CDS encoding ATP-dependent 6-phosphofructokinase: MRIGVLTAGGDCPGLNAVIRSVVHRALTGHDDEVIGFEDGFKGLLDGRYRKLDLDAVSGILARGGTILGSARLERARLREACENGKDLAREYGIDVLIPIGGEGTLTASKMLADAGLPIVGVPKTIDNDISATDRTFGFDTAVGVATEAIDRLKTTAESHQRVMVVEVMGRHAGWIALESGMAGGAHGICLPERPFDVNDLVAMVEERFDRGKKFAVVCVAEGAHPADGTMDYGHGEIDQYGHERFQGIGTALARELEHRLGKEARPVILGHVQRGGTPTAYDRVLATRFGWHAVEAAHRGDFGQMTALRGTDIVMSPLADAVTELKTVPVSRMDETESVF; this comes from the coding sequence ATGCGTATCGGAGTCCTCACCGCGGGCGGCGACTGCCCCGGCCTCAACGCTGTGATCCGTTCGGTGGTGCACCGCGCCCTCACCGGCCACGACGACGAGGTCATCGGTTTCGAGGACGGCTTCAAGGGCCTGCTGGACGGCCGGTACCGCAAGCTGGACCTGGACGCCGTCAGCGGCATCCTGGCCCGCGGCGGCACCATCCTCGGCTCCGCCCGCCTGGAGCGCGCCCGGCTGCGCGAGGCGTGCGAGAACGGCAAGGACCTGGCCCGGGAGTACGGCATCGACGTGCTCATTCCCATCGGCGGCGAGGGCACGCTCACCGCGTCGAAGATGCTCGCCGACGCCGGCCTGCCGATCGTCGGCGTGCCCAAGACCATCGACAACGACATCTCCGCCACCGACCGCACCTTCGGCTTCGACACCGCCGTCGGCGTCGCCACCGAGGCCATCGACCGCCTCAAGACGACCGCCGAGTCGCACCAGCGGGTCATGGTCGTCGAGGTCATGGGCCGGCACGCGGGCTGGATCGCGCTGGAGTCCGGGATGGCCGGCGGCGCCCATGGCATCTGCCTGCCGGAGCGCCCCTTCGACGTGAACGACCTGGTCGCGATGGTCGAGGAGCGCTTCGACCGGGGCAAGAAGTTCGCCGTGGTCTGCGTCGCCGAGGGCGCCCACCCCGCCGACGGCACGATGGACTACGGCCACGGCGAGATCGACCAGTACGGCCATGAGCGCTTCCAGGGCATCGGCACCGCCCTCGCCCGCGAGCTGGAGCACCGCCTCGGCAAGGAGGCCCGCCCGGTCATCCTCGGCCACGTCCAGCGCGGCGGCACGCCCACCGCGTACGACCGCGTGCTGGCCACCCGCTTCGGCTGGCACGCCGTCGAGGCCGCGCACCGGGGCGACTTCGGCCAGATGACCGCCCTGCGCGGCACGGACATCGTGATGAGCCCGCTGGCCGACGCGGTCACCGAGCTGAAGACCGTGCCGGTGAGCCGCATGGACGAGACCGAGTCGGTCTTCTGA
- the pyk gene encoding pyruvate kinase, giving the protein MRRSKIVCTLGPAVDSYDQLKTLIEAGMNVARFNMSHGTHAEHEERYHRVRKAAEETGRAIGVLADLQGPKIRLETFADGPVELVRGDEFVITTEDVPGDKTICGTTYKGLPADVSKGDPVLINDGNVALQVVEVDGPRVRCIVIEGGVISDHKGINLPGAAVNVPALSEKDIDDLKFALNMGCDLVALSFVRDAKDVNDVHRVMDEVGRRVPVIAKVEKPQAVNNMEEVVAAFDGVMVARGDLAVEYPLEKVPMVQKRLVEMCRRNAKPVIVATQMMESMITNSRPTRAEASDVANAILDGADAVMLSAESSVGQYPIETVKTMSKIVEAAEEELLSKGLQPLVPGKKPRTQGGAVARAAAEMADFLNGKALVAFTKSGDTARRLSRYRAAQPILAFTTDAATRNQLALSWGVETFVVPHVEHTDEMVDLVDAELLKLQRYNDGDTMIITAGSPPGVPGTTNMVRVHHLGGDRG; this is encoded by the coding sequence ATGCGCCGTTCCAAAATCGTCTGCACCCTGGGCCCCGCCGTCGACTCCTACGACCAGCTGAAGACGCTGATCGAGGCCGGCATGAACGTGGCCCGATTCAACATGAGCCACGGCACCCACGCGGAGCACGAGGAGCGCTACCACCGCGTCCGCAAGGCCGCCGAGGAGACCGGCCGCGCCATCGGCGTGCTGGCCGACCTCCAGGGCCCCAAGATCCGCCTGGAGACCTTCGCCGACGGCCCGGTCGAGCTGGTGCGCGGCGACGAGTTCGTCATCACCACCGAGGACGTGCCCGGCGACAAGACCATCTGCGGCACGACCTACAAGGGCCTGCCCGCCGACGTCTCCAAGGGCGACCCGGTCCTGATCAACGACGGCAATGTCGCACTCCAGGTCGTCGAGGTCGACGGCCCCCGGGTGCGCTGCATCGTCATCGAGGGCGGCGTCATCTCCGACCACAAGGGCATCAACCTGCCCGGCGCGGCGGTCAACGTCCCGGCGCTGTCCGAGAAGGACATCGACGACCTGAAGTTCGCCCTGAACATGGGCTGCGACCTGGTCGCGCTGTCCTTCGTACGGGACGCCAAGGACGTCAACGACGTGCACCGCGTCATGGACGAGGTCGGCCGGCGCGTCCCGGTGATCGCCAAGGTGGAGAAGCCGCAGGCGGTCAACAACATGGAGGAGGTCGTCGCGGCCTTCGACGGCGTCATGGTGGCCCGTGGCGACCTGGCCGTGGAGTACCCCCTCGAAAAGGTCCCGATGGTGCAGAAGCGCCTGGTGGAGATGTGCCGGCGGAACGCCAAGCCGGTGATCGTGGCGACCCAGATGATGGAGTCGATGATCACCAACTCGCGGCCGACCCGCGCCGAGGCGTCCGACGTCGCCAACGCGATCCTGGACGGCGCCGACGCGGTCATGCTCTCCGCCGAGTCCTCGGTCGGCCAGTACCCGATCGAGACCGTCAAGACGATGTCGAAGATCGTCGAGGCGGCCGAGGAGGAGCTGCTGTCCAAGGGCCTGCAGCCGCTGGTCCCGGGCAAGAAGCCCCGCACCCAGGGCGGCGCGGTGGCCCGCGCGGCCGCCGAGATGGCCGACTTCCTCAACGGCAAGGCGCTGGTGGCCTTCACCAAGTCCGGTGACACCGCCCGCCGCCTGTCCCGCTACCGCGCGGCCCAGCCGATCCTGGCCTTCACCACGGACGCCGCCACCCGCAACCAGCTCGCGCTGAGCTGGGGCGTGGAGACCTTCGTCGTGCCGCACGTGGAGCACACCGACGAGATGGTCGACCTGGTCGACGCCGAGCTGCTGAAGCTCCAGCGCTACAACGACGGCGACACCATGATCATCACGGCCGGTTCGCCCCCCGGCGTCCCCGGCACCACCAACATGGTCCGCGTCCACCACCTGGGCGGCGACCGCGGCTGA
- a CDS encoding TetR/AcrR family transcriptional regulator has protein sequence MHRCPLTGTSSPADRAGPRSRTGRPRSAEADRAILDATRAALVELGWGKLTMSDVAARAGVAKTTLYRRWANKNELVLDAVAVLFDELELPDRGCLQADIEGVVLQFASLLARPETKTALMAVVAESTTDEALRIRIRSAVVERQKRLVILGRERAQARGELPPDPDGEEGAAAAGRAVGLIFDVIAGAVVHRALVSAEPVDELWAQQFSALLLTGLAGLAEAGPAGA, from the coding sequence ATGCACCGCTGCCCCCTCACCGGCACCAGCTCCCCCGCGGACCGTGCGGGTCCCCGGAGCCGTACGGGCCGGCCGCGCAGCGCCGAGGCGGACCGCGCGATCCTCGACGCCACCCGCGCCGCACTGGTCGAGCTGGGCTGGGGCAAGCTCACGATGAGCGACGTGGCCGCCCGCGCCGGGGTCGCCAAGACGACCCTCTACCGCCGCTGGGCCAACAAGAACGAGCTGGTCCTGGACGCCGTGGCGGTCCTCTTCGACGAACTCGAACTCCCCGACCGGGGCTGCCTCCAGGCCGACATCGAGGGCGTCGTCCTGCAGTTCGCCTCCCTGCTGGCCCGTCCGGAGACCAAGACCGCGCTGATGGCCGTGGTCGCCGAGTCCACCACCGACGAGGCGCTGCGGATCCGGATCCGCTCCGCCGTGGTCGAACGGCAGAAGCGGCTGGTGATCCTCGGACGCGAGCGGGCCCAGGCGCGCGGGGAGCTGCCGCCGGACCCGGACGGCGAGGAGGGCGCGGCGGCCGCCGGGCGGGCGGTGGGGCTGATCTTCGACGTGATCGCGGGCGCCGTCGTGCACCGGGCGCTGGTCAGCGCGGAGCCGGTGGACGAGCTGTGGGCGCAGCAGTTCAGCGCGCTGCTGCTGACGGGGCTGGCCGGACTCGCGGAAGCGGGCCCGGCCGGGGCGTGA
- a CDS encoding GDP-mannose 4,6-dehydratase: MEARWKDRTVLVTGAEGFIGSTLVDQLVGYGAKVRAFVHYKPYAEKGHLARYLGPDSPVEMVAGDVRDAGRVADAVAGCDTVFHLAALIGIPYSYDSPGAYVQTNVVGTENIAEACRRHSVRRLVHTSTSEVYGTALTAPISEDHPLQPQSPYSASKIGADMMALSHWHAFELPVTVVRPFNTYGPRQSARAVIPTILAQLHAGSREIRLGSLTPTRDFTYVTDTAAGFLAMADCDRALGEVVNLGTGREISIGDLARALIAASGRDAEVVVEGSRLRPAGSEVQRLLSDNSRAREWAGWAPEVSLEDGLKRTSEWVAEHVHLFAADRYQV, encoded by the coding sequence ATGGAAGCCCGCTGGAAGGACCGCACCGTCCTGGTCACCGGCGCCGAGGGCTTCATCGGCTCGACGCTGGTGGACCAGCTCGTCGGGTACGGCGCGAAGGTGCGCGCGTTCGTGCACTACAAGCCGTACGCGGAGAAGGGGCACCTGGCCCGCTACCTGGGCCCGGACAGCCCGGTCGAGATGGTCGCGGGCGACGTGCGGGACGCCGGACGGGTGGCGGACGCCGTCGCCGGCTGCGACACGGTCTTCCACCTCGCCGCCCTCATCGGCATCCCGTACAGCTACGACTCGCCCGGCGCCTACGTCCAGACCAACGTCGTGGGCACCGAGAACATCGCCGAGGCCTGCCGCCGCCACTCCGTGCGCCGCCTGGTGCACACCTCCACCAGCGAGGTGTACGGCACCGCCCTGACCGCGCCGATCAGCGAGGACCACCCGCTGCAGCCGCAGTCCCCGTACTCCGCCTCGAAGATCGGCGCGGACATGATGGCGCTCTCCCACTGGCACGCCTTCGAGCTGCCGGTCACGGTCGTCCGCCCGTTCAACACCTACGGCCCGCGCCAGTCCGCGCGCGCCGTCATCCCCACCATCCTGGCGCAACTGCACGCGGGCTCCCGGGAGATCCGGCTGGGCTCGCTCACCCCGACCCGCGACTTCACCTACGTCACCGACACCGCGGCCGGCTTCCTGGCGATGGCCGACTGCGACCGGGCGCTGGGCGAGGTCGTCAATCTCGGTACGGGGCGCGAGATCTCCATCGGTGACCTGGCGCGGGCCCTGATCGCCGCGTCCGGGCGGGACGCCGAGGTGGTGGTGGAGGGCTCCCGGCTGCGGCCCGCCGGGAGCGAGGTCCAGCGACTGCTTTCGGACAATTCGCGGGCGCGCGAGTGGGCCGGGTGGGCGCCGGAGGTGTCCCTGGAGGACGGGCTGAAGCGGACGTCGGAGTGGGTCGCGGAGCATGTGCACCTGTTCGCGGCGGACCGGTACCAGGTCTGA